In one Alnus glutinosa chromosome 12, dhAlnGlut1.1, whole genome shotgun sequence genomic region, the following are encoded:
- the LOC133852220 gene encoding bidirectional sugar transporter SWEET16-like → MAALSFIIGIIGNIISILVFTSPIKTFRQVVKKKSTENYKSIPYITTLLSTSLWTFYGLVKPGGLLISTVNGAGVVFQFIYVTLFLIYAPKDKKVRTATLVAGLNVGFLGLVIAVTLLALHGSVRLTFVGILCAGLTVGMYASPLSAMRTVIKTESVEYMPFFLSFFLFLNAGIWSAYAVLVKDFYVGVPNAVGFVLGTAQLILYTVYKKKSMSSTDKMEEEGSAHLVKGMIQMRALDEDDEKVAALKNRSLSKGRSLPKPSAIRQYSFQRILKTFSLNPHEIHSNWALEVDVENGEKINHS, encoded by the exons ATGGCTGCCTTGAGCTTCATCATTGGCATTATTG GCAACATAATTTCAATACTGGTTTTTACTTCTCCCAT aaAAACGTTTCGACAGGTGGTGAAGAAGAAATCCACTGAGAATTACAAAAGCATTCCATATATAACTACACTACTGAGCACAAGTTTATGGACCTTTTACGGACTTGTTAAGCCCGGCGGTTTACTAATCTCGACGGTGAACGGCGCCGGCGTTGTCTTTCAGTTCATATATGTCACTCTTTTTCTCATCTATGCTCCCAAGGATAAGAAG GTCCGGACGGCGACGTTGGTGGCCGGATTGAATGTCGGTTTTCTTGGGTTGGTAATCGCAGTAACTCTTCTGGCACTCCATGGAAGTGTGAGGCTTACCTTCGTCGGAATTTTATGTGCTGGCTTAACCGTAGGCATGTATGCATCACCTCTATCAGCCatg AGGACAGTGATAAAGACTGAAAGCGTGGAGTACATGCCatttttcctctcatttttccTATTCCTTAATGCTGGCATTTGGTCTGCTTATGCCGTTCTTGTCAAAGACTTCTATGTTGGA GTACCAAACGCTGTTGGGTTTGTGTTGGGGACGGCCCAGCTGATCCTCTACACAGTCTACAAGAAGAAGTCAATGTCATCAACGGACAAGATGGAAGAAGAGGGATCTGCCCACCTTGTCAAAGGAATGATCCAGATGCGAGCACTTGATGAGGATGACGAAAAGGTAGCGGCCCTGAAAAATCGAAGCCTGAGCAAGGGAAGAAGCCTCCCAAAGCCGTCTGCAATCCGACAGTACAGCTTCCAAAGAATCTTGAAGACATTTTCTTTGAATCCACATGAAATACACTCTAATTGGGCCCTTGAAGTTGATGTTGAAAATGGAGAAAAGATTAATCACTCTTGA
- the LOC133852077 gene encoding bidirectional sugar transporter SWEET16-like: protein MAALSFIIGIIGNIISILVFTSPIKTFRQVVKKKSTENYKSIPYITTLLSTSLWTFYGLIKPGGLLISTVNGAGVLFQFIYVTLFLIYAPKDKKVRTAQLVAGLNVGFLGSVIAVTLLALHGSLRLTFVGILCAGLTVGMYASPLSAMRTVIKTESVEYMPFFLSFFLFLNAGIWSAYAVLVKDFYVGVPNAVGFVLGTAQLILYTVYKKKSMSSTDKMEEEGSAHLVKGMIQMRALDEDDEKAAALKNRSLSKGRSLPKPSAIRQYSFQRILKTFSLNPHEIHSNWAPEVDVENGEKINHS, encoded by the exons ATGGCTGCCTTGAGCTTCATCATTGGCATTATTG GCAACATAATTTCAATACTGGTTTTTACTTCTCCCAT aaAAACGTTTCGACAGGTGGTGAAGAAGAAATCCACTGAGAATTACAAAAGCATTCCATATATAACTACACTACTGAGCACAAGTTTATGGACCTTTTACGGACTTATTAAGCCCGGCGGTTTACTAATCTCGACGGTGAACGGCGCCGGCGTCCTCTTTCAGTTCATATATGTCACTCTTTTTCTCATCTATGCTCCCAAGGATAAGAAG GTCCGGACAGCGCAGTTGGTAGCCGGATTGAATGTCGGTTTTCTGGGGTCGGTAATCGCAGTAACTCTTCTGGCActccacggaagtttgaggcttACCTTCGTCGGAATTTTATGTGCTGGCTTAACCGTAGGCATGTATGCATCACCTCTATCAGCcatg AGGACAGTGATAAAGACTGAGAGCGTGGAGTACATGCCatttttcctctcatttttccTATTCCTTAATGCTGGCATTTGGTCTGCTTATGCCGTTCTTGTCAAAGACTTCTATGTTGGA GTACCAAACGCTGTCGGGTTTGTGTTGGGGACGGCCCAGCTGATCCTCTACACAGTCTACAAGAAGAAGTCAATGTCATCAACGGACAAGATGGAAGAAGAGGGATCTGCCCACCTTGTCAAAGGAATGATCCAGATGCGAGCACTTGATGAGGATGACGAAAAGGCGGCGGCCCTGAAAAATCGAAGCCTGAGCAAGGGAAGAAGCCTCCCAAAGCCGTCTGCAATCCGACAGTACAGCTTCCAAAGAATCTTGAAGACATTTTCTTTGAATCCACATGAAATACACTCTAATTGGGCCCCTGAAGTTGATGTTGAAAATGGAGAAAAGATTAATCACTCTTGA